The following proteins come from a genomic window of Streptomyces sp. Sge12:
- the smpB gene encoding SsrA-binding protein SmpB: MAKEKGRKLIAQNKKARHDYAIIDTYECGLVLTGTEVKSMRQGRASLVDGFVSVEGGEAWLYNVHVPEYSQGTWTNHSARRKRKLLMHREEIDKLERKADESGHTIVPLSLYFKDGRAKVEIALAKGKKEYDKRQTLREKQDTRETNRAVSAIRRKQRGTV, encoded by the coding sequence ATGGCTAAGGAAAAAGGGCGCAAGCTGATCGCCCAGAACAAGAAGGCGCGCCACGACTACGCGATCATCGACACCTACGAGTGCGGTCTCGTGCTCACGGGTACCGAGGTCAAGTCCATGCGCCAGGGCCGGGCCTCGCTGGTGGACGGCTTCGTGTCGGTGGAGGGCGGGGAGGCCTGGCTCTACAACGTGCACGTGCCGGAGTACAGCCAGGGCACCTGGACCAACCACAGCGCCCGGCGCAAGCGCAAGCTCCTCATGCACCGCGAGGAGATCGACAAGCTGGAGCGCAAGGCCGACGAGTCGGGTCACACGATCGTGCCCCTCTCCCTGTACTTCAAGGACGGCCGGGCGAAGGTCGAGATCGCGCTGGCGAAGGGCAAGAAGGAGTACGACAAGCGGCAGACCCTGCGGGAGAAGCAGGACACCCGCGAGACGAACCGGGCGGTCTCGGCCATCCGGCGCAAGCAGCGCGGCACGGTTTAA
- a CDS encoding Txe/YoeB family addiction module toxin yields the protein MRSVHFDPAAWEDFLFWLSSDRKMARRITRLIGEIQRDPFTGIGKPEPLKGELTGYWSRRIDDEHRLVYRADDKEVKVLKARYHY from the coding sequence GTGAGGAGCGTTCACTTCGACCCCGCCGCCTGGGAGGACTTCCTGTTCTGGTTGTCGTCGGACCGGAAGATGGCCCGCCGGATCACTCGCCTGATCGGCGAGATCCAGCGCGACCCGTTCACCGGCATCGGCAAGCCCGAGCCGTTGAAGGGCGAGTTGACCGGCTACTGGTCCCGCCGCATCGACGACGAGCACCGCCTCGTGTACCGGGCCGACGACAAGGAAGTGAAGGTCCTCAAGGCCCGCTACCACTACTGA
- a CDS encoding type II toxin-antitoxin system Phd/YefM family antitoxin, which translates to MSISASEARATLFPLIERVNTDHAPVRITSKSGDAVLMSADDYDSWQETVYLLRSPANAQRLMEAVARDREGASTVARTVDELKELAGGEE; encoded by the coding sequence ATGTCCATAAGCGCCAGCGAAGCCAGGGCCACCCTGTTCCCGCTGATCGAGCGTGTCAACACCGACCACGCCCCGGTGCGCATCACCTCCAAGAGCGGTGACGCGGTCCTCATGTCCGCCGACGACTACGACTCCTGGCAGGAGACCGTCTACCTCCTGCGCTCCCCCGCCAACGCCCAGCGTTTGATGGAGGCCGTCGCGCGCGACCGCGAGGGCGCCTCCACGGTCGCGAGGACGGTGGACGAGCTGAAGGAGTTGGCCGGGGGCGAGGAGTGA